TCCTGGGCCACTATCTCAACTCGTAATTTCAGAAATTAACCTAGAAACTCCGGATAGATTTGAAATTCAAAATGTAGGAGTTGCAACAGATTATACTGGCTATAGAGTTGCTGTAAGTGAAACTCCATATCTAGATATAAATACTGTAAATCCGATTGTTAAGACTTTAGGAAATATGGCAGCAAACTCTGTTATGGATTGGAATGATGACGGTGGTGCTGGCTATTGGGGAAATAACTTATTTTGGGATAACAGTGGAACAGGATGGATTCTTATAATCGATCCTTCAGGAAATGTAGTAGATTCTGTATTCTGGAATTTCAGTGCTGCTGAAATCAACGGATTCAATGTTACCATTGGTGGCTTTAATATTACAGCTGCTGATCTTGATTGGACAGGAACAGGAGCATCCTTAACTACTGAGTGCGCTTCAGGATCTTTCAGAAGAGTGGGTGATACCAATGCAGCGGCTGATTGGACCGGAACTTGCGAAACCGCAGATTTCGGCACACCAAATAGTGATATAAACCTAGGAACCCCCGGATGTGCGGGAGAGCGTACGCTTACTGAGGTTATCGCGGAAACTGAAAACCCCGTTATCACTTGCCCCGCAAATGTTATGGTCCAAGTTCCACTAGGAGAACAATTTACTTTACCAGATTATACTGTTGATGCATCGGCAACTGATAACTGCCCAGATCCAGTAATTACTCAAGATCCTGCAGCTGGTACTATGGTTGGTCCTGGTGTTACAACTATGACTATGACTGCTACCGATAGCGCTGGTAATGAAGATACCTGTACTTTTACCGTTACTGTTGATGAGGTTTTGGGAGTTGGAGATAATGATTTTTCAAATAACATTTTGTTATATCCTAATCCTACAACTGGTACACTTACCTTGTTGAATAAAACTACAGCACAACTTAATAACGCAGTTATTACAGATGTAAAAGGTAGAATTATTAAAACAATAGACTTAACCACAGCGGGAATTGAAACTAATTTCTCTTTGGAAAGTCTTGCAACAGGTATGTATTTTGTAAAAATAAATGCAGAAAACAATAGTATTGTTAAACGCATTGTAAAGCAATAAGCTAAAAACAATTTTTTTTGATACCCGCGTCATTTTTATGACGCGGGTTTTTTTACACCTTTGTTTTCAATAACTTTGACAAATGAAAAAAATTTTATTCCTAGCTGGGAGTAACAGCAGCAAATCCATCAACCATAAACTCGTTCGTTTTGCATCATCACAAATAATGGGGCATGAGGTTGAACTAATTAAATTAACAGATTACGATCTTCCTATGTATGGAGAAGATATGGAACGAGAAAAGGGGTATTCAGTAAATTTAAAAATGCTTTATAATAAAATAAAAGAAGCCGATGCACTGGTTATTTCTGTCAACGAACATAACGGAACAGTTTCAGCTTACTTTAAGAATACCATTGATTGGCTTTCCAGACTGGACCGTCAGTTTCTCAAAGAA
The Aequorivita iocasae genome window above contains:
- a CDS encoding NADPH-dependent FMN reductase: MKKILFLAGSNSSKSINHKLVRFASSQIMGHEVELIKLTDYDLPMYGEDMEREKGYSVNLKMLYNKIKEADALVISVNEHNGTVSAYFKNTIDWLSRLDRQFLKEKKILLMSTSNGKRGAASALEYTKNVLPRFGATIVESFSFPSYSENFSEESNSISNEVLLLGFTDVIQNFVHQIEQ